The Gadus macrocephalus chromosome 9, ASM3116895v1 genomic interval tgcacccacatacacaacAGGTCTCCCATACTAACTGTGGTGTAAAATAGGAATGACACATCACATAAAACATTGAAGGTACTATACCATATAGTTATGCTTGAGCACGCCTTCGTATGAAGTCTCATTGCAAGCTCACAGAAAGCTCCCTTCCTCTGCTGACACTTCAACCAGGAGACCTAACACGCCCTAGTAGATGGCCCTCTTCCCcaggaaaccccccccccccccactccttaGGTGGAAAAGGAAAAAACCCAACTGCCCCAACTTCCCCCCTTCCTGGTTTTACTGCTGATTAGCTTAGGAACTCAGTATTTCTATCGACCAAGAGACTTGGCTCCCAGCCTAGACCGTGAGCCACTTCTTAGTTTAACTTTGTTTCCTTAGATCACACCTAAATAGATGCAGACCATGGGAACTGCTTTTGTCCTTGTTTGTTTTAAACTCTTTGATGCATGTGCTACCAATGTTCGAGTCACCCTAGAAGGATCATGTACATCCATTGTCTCATTGAAGGTGCTTGGTAAATAAAGCTGCCTGAGTCTTCCCATTGGTCATGCTCTATTAAATCAAATTTTACTATACTTACAAATAGTCAAGAATTGTcctaaaataaatacttttcatcacgtcacacacacatcagcacacaaatacacatacacatacaaactcacATTCACTGACCTGCGCAGAGCTATGTTTGTGCTTCCTGGCAATTTCTTTAATGACCGGGTCTTCTAGAAGGTTCTCTggatctctctcccctctgtgacTGCAGGACAGGGTAATTGAGGTTATCCTCTCCCCTTGTTAAACCCAACCGACAACGGCACTAAACCTTCCTATGTAACCCTTTAAAACAAGAACCCAGTGACCACTGCCAACAGCTGGAGGAGGGATGCAGACTTACAGTTCCGGGGGTCTTTCAGGGGAGCCAAAGGGGCTGTAGGCAGTAAGGACGATGTTTTTGGCTTTGCAAAACTCTACCAACTCCATCTGGGCCAGGTACGGGTGCAGCTCCACCTGCGGGTGAAGATCACATGATGTCCTCCCAATGAATGATGGGTGTCCGACAGACTCTGTCTAGTCACAGAACGGACAGGTCCTTTGTATTTGAGGATGTCTCAAGGTTTTTAATTGGTATTCTACTTGTTGTGCTGCATAGTGCCTCTTTGTATCATTGTAAAAACAAGTTTTCGAACCCTTTCCACTAAGAACCCAGAGTGAGGTAATAACATCGATCAGAAGTGTTACAGTGTTACAAAAGTGTCAACCAGAAACCCCATCGGCCTTTGCCTTGGTGTGTATGAACATAATGTACGTTCGGTAGACTGATGATGAGGACCTTGATGGACGGCTTGTACCTGGTTGACGGCGGGCGGGACCCGAGCCAGAGCGAGGAGTCTCTCCAGCTGGAGAGCGTTGAAGTTGGACACACCGATGCTCTTGGCTTTACCACACGCCTGCAGGGCTTCCATTCCCTGCACCCAGCCACAGAACAACAATCCATCCGCTCAGATAGGGTTGGAGGTGAAAGCaccagagggacagacggacagacggagggagtgGTCTTACCCTCCACACATCCAGATAGTCAATGTCGGTTGTTAGCATCTCCCCAGCTTTCATTGGAAAAAGCTCATCACCGACTTTCTGAAAAGTTACAGTTTCACAGACATCTGTTTACAAAGTATCTGGATAGACACAAGGTTATACGTAACTACATCTTAGATGAGAGTTCATCTTTCTCAGAGCAGCCATCGGGCCcacaatataatattatttgaTATGCACAGTTGTGGGATTGTATGcctttatgggggggggggggcaagctgCTTTTTGAACAGGATAGTCAAGGGAGAATGAAGAGGTCGGAATTCAAACCGAAGTGGCTACAAGGCGTATTGGTTCTCTCAATATGTGACATTGACCTGACCTTCAGGCCTACAGGGAAATGCACCAGGTAGAGGTCCACGTAGTCGAGCTGCAGGGCCCCCAGGGACTGGTCAAGGCAGGCAGGGATGTCCTCTGGGGCATGATGGGTAAGCCAcagctgcaaacacacacacacacacacacacacacacacacatacacatacacattcacacacacacacgcacacacacacacacacacacacacaaaattgggACTTAAAAGGTCTCTGGCTGGAGGAAGGAAGTGTAGGGGGGGTAACTCAAAAGGAATGCACAGGGTCTTTCATAGGGTGTTTCAGAAGTCTGGTGGCCCCGGCCCCAGGCTCCCACCTTGCTGGTGATAAACATGTCCTCTCTCCTGATGATGCCCTGCTGGATCTTGGAGCGCAGGGCCCGGCCGACGTCCACCTCGTTGTGGTGGTTGTGGGCCGTGTCGATGTGGCGGTAGCCCGCCGCGATGCCCGCCTCCACAGCCGCCTGAGCCTGGGCCGGGGAGCGCggcaggtgggggggctgggagggACACCATGGAGAACAGGCCAAGGGACATGGTGAAGGGAGCGCAGGCAGATCAGCGTCACGCTAACAGTTTCTGCTTTTAAAAAGGCCTAACCTGGATCCCTCTGGTTTATTCAAAAACCAAGCTATGTCCAAGTCTCCATTTGTATCAAAGGTTTCAGTAAAGAAAATTGTGTCCTCTGAACGAAGAGAGGTTCTGCTGCGCATGCAACACACTTTGGTGTATTTTGTTGACTCTGAGCCTCATATCCTCCAAATAGTTCAGTTCCCCTTCCTACCACTGAAAAGTACCTCCAATCTAAGACAGTTATTGTCACAATGTGACCTAGAGAAAGTAGAATTGTTTAATCCTGACTGGACTGCTGTGCGTCTCTGCTCTCAGATATCAGCAAAGAGTCACCCTCTtgcagtaagagagagagagagagagagagagagagagagagaggggggggcggagagagagagagagagagagagagagagagagagagaggggggcggagagagagagagagagagaggggagagagagggcagagagagagagagagagagagagagagagagggcagagagagagagagagagagagagagagagagagagagagagagagagagagagagagagagaggggggcggagagagagagagagagaggggagagagagggcagagagagagagagagagcgcggggagagagagagagtgcggagagagagagagagagagagagagagagagagagagagagagagagagagagagagagggcagagagagagagagagagcacggagagagagagagagagagagagagagagagagagagagagagagagagagagagagagggcaaaagGACAAACATCAAGAGCTAGACAGATCCTATCGCTCAAAACGAGGTAAAAATGCAGAAGTGAAGCAAAAGGGTAAATAGTGTGCGTGGACTACCTTCCACGTGCCCAGACCCAATATGGGCATGCGCCTTCCGTCGTTGAGCTCTAGGATCCTTGCCACCCGTGCGTCCTGCTCTTCCATGTGGGTCGTGTTTGAACTAGCAGGCCGGCGGGGTCGCAGGAACACAACAGACCTTGAGGACTCACAGACCAGGCCTCCAGTTCACCTTTCAGTCCACTTAGCTCAAACAGTCTAAATGAAAAACCCTAGACTGCACATTGAATTGTATTGTTGTCGTTTATCTTTTTCTCTCAGTCAGGGCCTTTACTTCCTTATGTTCCcggtgtctctctgtccgtcacTCTCTCGCTGCTCTCTCTAAGGACTACTCCCCTCCCCCGTCaacttcccttttttttttatctctcatGGGGTTAATGATTTCACAAATCCAAGCACCTCACCACTTTGCTGTATTTCGGTGTACACACTGCACCTACAGAGGCAAAGCCTATGGTGGAAACATTTTTTTCATAGGggtctgatacacacacacctacacactgtcaggcactcacgcacaaacacacacacgcacacaaacacacactcacacatacacacttgcatacacgcacgcactcacacacacacaaaaatacacacacaaacacacacacgcacaaacacacgaacacagacacacacgcaaacacgtacacataaactaaaacacacacagacacacacacgcacgcacccactaacacacgcacacattcaagcATGTACAATATAATATAGCTTCAATGAGCAATCAAGACTGGAAAGTTTTATCAAGTTAAATGTATTATAACCACAGAACAATGACACAAATCTGCAGATCCATGTTCTGTCTTGTTTAGCAAGCTATTTTTTAGGGTCAATGACCTTTTTATGCATTTCATTAAAATAAAGACCACAAAGTCCACAAGGCTCATTTGGACCTTCTTAAGAACACCCTGAATGATTGAAAAGGTTTCCTCTTTCCTGGAGCCCTACTGCTTCTACAGGTTGGTCCCAGGAGGGGGGGCTGATGTACAGAATcggctcctcttcttcttttacaTTTATCAGCTGGATTGGCCCACATTTTTCATtgtcaatgtatttttttaaagattctGCCAAGAGACCATAGATTAACTAAGGCTATATTATGTGCATATCTTTAAAGAATGTATTCTTTGACATTGAAAAGTATTGCACTGTTCAGTGACTGAATATAAGAAATAATACTGTatcttattatatattatgttgttttattttctatAATCTTGAATTGTCTTGTATTATTATCTTATCTTCAGGATTTCAATTCTTCGggacacacaaaccacactcaGTATCAAAGGATCCtatttcaaaataaatcaacagTGATCGGCAAAGATACGTTTACATTGGGTATTtggcccctcctccaccataTGGAGGTAACGGTTGGTAGACTCAATAGTTAAAGTGACTGCAATATAATGCATACCATGTGTCTGCAGGGAGAAAAACaagctttgagtgtgtgtgtgtgtgtgtgtgtgtgtgtgtgtgtgtgtgtgtgtgtgtgtgtgtgtgtgtgtgtgtgtgtgtgtgtgtgtgtgtgtgtgtgtgtgtatatatgtatgtgtgtgcgcgcgcgcgtgcgcgtgcgtgtgtgtgtgcgtgtgcttctgTGTTTGTCTAAATCTGAGAGAACCAACTTTAGTTGATTCAAGTAATTTTACTTGGTTGGTAATTTAACTGCTAGTAGAAATAGCCCAGGCCGGTTAACTTATATTCATTGTCTGAACTTTATTCATCAACATCCAATCTACCTAAATACTTAACAAATTCAACAAATATTAATGGTTTTGAGGGAATAACAAAGTAAAATCAACCTCCTCACGTACCCCCAGTTGGGAAACTCTTGTGTACCACATCAAATATAATTTATCCATCCTTTAAAACAACATagaattaatgaattaattgtCTTGCATTCatatataagataatatatatactatatttaATAACAACCCACTGGTTAACAAAATATACCAACAAGCAATCAAGTATAGGTTAAAATAAATTGCctgtacaaaatataaatatgcaaTTTACATCATAATAGTTGAAGCTGGCCACAAAACATCTTCAACATTTGCTTGCTGCAGCGGGGCCTGACGTAACATGACATTCTTTAA includes:
- the zgc:56622 gene encoding aldo-keto reductase family 1 member B1; amino-acid sequence: MEEQDARVARILELNDGRRMPILGLGTWKPPHLPRSPAQAQAAVEAGIAAGYRHIDTAHNHHNEVDVGRALRSKIQQGIIRREDMFITSKLWLTHHAPEDIPACLDQSLGALQLDYVDLYLVHFPVGLKKVGDELFPMKAGEMLTTDIDYLDVWRGMEALQACGKAKSIGVSNFNALQLERLLALARVPPAVNQVELHPYLAQMELVEFCKAKNIVLTAYSPFGSPERPPELHRGERDPENLLEDPVIKEIARKHKHSSAQVLLRYHVQQGISVIPKSDRAHHILENTKIFDFSLTEEDVAALRGLDRGWRACVLEELKSHPYYPFE